Proteins from a genomic interval of Falco rusticolus isolate bFalRus1 chromosome 7, bFalRus1.pri, whole genome shotgun sequence:
- the CHST1 gene encoding carbohydrate sulfotransferase 1 → MQCSWKAVLLLAVASIAIQYTAIRTFTAKSFHSCPNPNPVNCSLSQDTDVADRLCDESPTFSYNLSRKTHVLILATTRSGSSFVGQLFNQHFDVFYLFEPLYHVQYTLIPKLTQSKSTTDRRVMLGASRDLLRSLYDCDLYFLENYIKPQPVNHTTDRLFRRGASKALCSPPVCESLGAVDLHLEEGDCVKKCGTLNLTLATESCREHGHVAIKTVRVPEVNDLRALVEDPRLNLKVIQLVRDPRGILASRSETFRDTYRLWRIWDGTGRKPYNLDVTQLTTVCEDFWNSVSTGLNRPPWLKGKYMLVRYEDLARNPMKKTEEIYDFLGIPMDSNVERWIQNNTRGDRSSSKHKYGTVRNSAATAEKWRFRLSYEIVAFTQHACQQVLAQLGYKTAGSEEELKNLSISLVEERDFLPFS, encoded by the coding sequence ATGCAATGTTCCTGGAAGGCTGTCCTCCTACTAGCCGTGGCATCCATTGCGATCCAGTACACGGCGATCCGGACCTTTACTGCCAAGTCCTTCCACAGCTGCCCCAACCCCAACCCCGTGAACTGCAGCCTGAGCCAGGACACCGACGTGGCCGACAGGCTGTGTGACGAGAGCCCCACTTTCTCATATAACCTCTCCAGGAAGACGCATGTCCTCATCCTCGCCACCACCCGCAGCGGCTCCTCGTTTGTCGGGCAGCTGTTTAACCAGCACTTCGATGTCTTCTATTTATTTGAGCCCCTCTACCATGTCCAGTACACTCTGATCCCAAAGCTGACCCAGAGCAAGAGTACGACGGACCGGCGGGTCATGCTGGGGGCCAGCCGAGACCTGCTGAGGAGCCTGTACGACTGCGACCTCTACTTCTTGGAGAACTACATCAAACCCCAGCCCGTCAACCACACCACCGACCGCCTCTTCCGCAGGGGAGCCAGCAAGGCCCTGTGCTCACCGCCCGTCTGCGAGTCCCTGGGAGCCGTCGATCTCCACCTGGAGGAAGGAGACTGCGTGAAGAAGTGCGGGACCTTGAACCTGACACTGGCCACCGAGTCCTGCAGAGAGCACGGGCACGTGGCCATCAAAACCGTGCGGGTGCCCGAGGTCAACGACCTCCGGGCCCTGGTGGAGGACCCGCGGCTGAACTTGAAGGTCATCCAGCTGGTGAGGGACCCCCGGGGGATCCTGGCGTCTCGGAGCGAGACCTTCCGGGACACTTACCGGCTGTGGAGGATCTGGGATGGCACTGGAAGGAAGCCGTACAACCTGGATGTGACCCAGCTCACCACGGTGTGCGAGGACTTCTGGAACTCGGTGTCCACCGGCCTCAACCGGCCGCCGTGGCTCAAGGGCAAGTACATGCTGGTGCGGTACGAAGACCTGGCCAGGAATCCCATGAAAAAGACCGAGGAAATCTACGATTTCCTGGGCATCCCCATGGACAGCAACGTCGAGCGCTGGATACAGAACAACACCCGAGGAGACAGGTCCTCCTCCAAACACAAGTACGGGACAGTGCGCAACTCGGCGGCGACGGCGGAGAAGTGGCGGTTCCGGCTCTCCTATGAGATCGTGGCGTTCACCCAGCACGCCTGCCagcaggtgctggcacagctcgGCTACAAAACCGCTGGCTCCGAGGAGGAGCTGAAGAACCTCTCCATCAGCCTGGTCGAGGAGAGAGACTTCCTGCCCTTCTCCTAA